The segment AGTATGAGCCATCATCGAACATTCGAGATTTTGACGGCGGAGCCTGTGCCGTCCCGACGCAAGCCGCGCCATCGGTCGGACGAAGAGAAGGCACGGCTTGTCGCCGAAGCGTTCTCGCCAGGGGGCAATGTCTCGGCGGTTGCGCGTTCCGAGGGGCTGGACCCCTCGCAGCTCTATGCGTGGCGCCGCAAGGCGCTTTCGTCGGGCATGGTTGCGCCACTGACGGAGGGAGCGAGCAAGCCGGCGAAGTTCACGCGCTTTGAAGCGGTGGGCAGCGACACGGTGGAAATCGTCATTGGCGACGCAGTGGTGCGCGCCGGCGGCGATGTCGATCCCGATCGCCTGGCGAGGATCATCCGCGCGGTTCGTAAGGCATGATCGCTTCCGGTGTGGTGGTTTACGTGTCGTGCCAGCCGGTCGACTTCCGCAAGGGCGCGGCATCTTTGATGGCGCTGGTCAGGGATGGCGGCCTGGACCCATTCTCGGGGGCACTTCACGTATTCCGTTCGAAGCGTGCGGACCGGGTTCGCATCGTGTGGTGGGACGGCAGCGGGGTTTGTCTTTATTCGAAGACTCTGGAAGATCACAGCTTCTGCTGGCCGGGGATATCGGCCGCGCGCATGCGTCTCGACCACGCCCAGTTGATGGCGCTTCTGGCCGGACTGGACTGGAAAAAGA is part of the Mesorhizobium sp. L-2-11 genome and harbors:
- the tnpB gene encoding IS66 family insertion sequence element accessory protein TnpB (TnpB, as the term is used for proteins encoded by IS66 family insertion elements, is considered an accessory protein, since TnpC, encoded by a neighboring gene, is a DDE family transposase.) gives rise to the protein MIASGVVVYVSCQPVDFRKGAASLMALVRDGGLDPFSGALHVFRSKRADRVRIVWWDGSGVCLYSKTLEDHSFCWPGISAARMRLDHAQLMALLAGLDWKKIRPARVRRPLSTG
- a CDS encoding transposase, which produces MSDSMSHHRTFEILTAEPVPSRRKPRHRSDEEKARLVAEAFSPGGNVSAVARSEGLDPSQLYAWRRKALSSGMVAPLTEGASKPAKFTRFEAVGSDTVEIVIGDAVVRAGGDVDPDRLARIIRAVRKA